One window from the genome of Acinetobacter lanii encodes:
- a CDS encoding extracellular solute-binding protein encodes MHARSVHFKSLGFIVALSTAVTQVVWATVQTTPYIAVHSTAKYTQLSAMPYANPRAPKGGMLSSAANGTFDNLNSMNGKGNSVEGANYLFDTLMDSSLDEPSVMYPLLAEKVTFDPERTKYIIYHLNPKARFSDGTPVTAEDVKFSFDAYLTKSNPGLQMYLSDLAKVEVLSTYQVKMSFKSDNNAEMPLILSQMPIYSKADWKNKDFAKVTMRPILGSGPYVIDRIDAGRSITYKRNPHYWAQDLPINRGRYNFAQIKYVYYRNLDIAFEGFKSGQYSLHQEKKSRNWVTEYGFPAVQKGMVKKYIACTQTPAPTQSFVFNSRRAPMHDIRFRQALSYAYDFEWLNKALFYGQYQRLQSHFQYSELEAKGAPSAAELSLLKPYLKRLDPIHQQGVLSNWKYPSSDATGFNRQGLFTARAILQKAGYRIKDGKLHDQQGKAINIEFLIHQDGLQRTLMPYVRNLKKLGIQVNIRQVDVPQYMERMRRYDFDMTTMVMPQSLTPGNEQGQMWSSQAADQLGNYNYAGIKHPVIDDAVKHVIQAPDRAQLVLRTRVLDRLLRAGYYQILTYGNNQSWYAYWNMYQQPKIKPKLSLGLDYWWVDANQAKKVSKYLGQH; translated from the coding sequence ATGCACGCTCGATCTGTTCATTTTAAATCGTTGGGTTTCATTGTTGCGCTGAGTACAGCAGTAACACAAGTGGTCTGGGCGACCGTTCAGACCACGCCTTATATTGCCGTACATAGCACAGCCAAATATACCCAGCTATCGGCTATGCCTTATGCCAATCCCCGTGCGCCCAAGGGCGGCATGCTCAGTTCAGCTGCCAATGGCACCTTTGATAATCTGAACAGCATGAATGGTAAAGGCAACTCAGTTGAAGGCGCCAATTATTTATTTGATACCTTGATGGACAGCTCATTGGATGAGCCAAGTGTGATGTATCCGCTGTTGGCGGAAAAAGTCACTTTCGACCCAGAGCGTACAAAATATATTATTTATCATTTGAATCCCAAAGCGCGATTCAGTGATGGTACGCCAGTCACCGCTGAGGATGTAAAATTTAGCTTTGATGCCTACTTAACCAAGAGCAATCCTGGTCTACAAATGTATTTGTCGGATTTGGCTAAAGTTGAGGTGCTGTCTACATATCAAGTCAAGATGAGCTTTAAATCGGACAATAATGCTGAAATGCCGCTGATTTTGTCGCAAATGCCGATTTATTCTAAAGCTGATTGGAAAAATAAGGACTTTGCCAAAGTCACCATGCGACCTATTCTAGGTTCAGGTCCTTATGTGATTGATCGTATTGATGCAGGACGCAGTATCACCTATAAACGAAATCCGCATTACTGGGCGCAGGATTTACCCATCAATCGGGGGCGTTATAATTTTGCTCAGATTAAATATGTATATTATCGTAATTTAGATATTGCTTTTGAAGGCTTTAAGTCAGGTCAATACAGCCTACATCAAGAAAAAAAATCTAGAAATTGGGTCACCGAATATGGTTTTCCTGCGGTGCAAAAGGGCATGGTGAAAAAATATATTGCATGCACCCAGACACCTGCACCCACGCAAAGTTTTGTGTTTAATAGTCGCCGTGCACCGATGCACGATATTCGGTTCCGTCAAGCCTTGAGCTATGCTTATGATTTTGAATGGCTGAATAAAGCTTTATTTTATGGTCAGTATCAACGCTTACAAAGCCACTTTCAATACAGTGAGTTAGAGGCCAAAGGTGCGCCGAGTGCTGCTGAGCTCAGCCTGTTGAAACCGTATTTAAAGCGTTTAGATCCGATTCATCAGCAAGGTGTGTTATCCAATTGGAAATATCCAAGCAGCGATGCCACCGGCTTTAACCGTCAAGGATTATTCACTGCGCGTGCCATATTGCAAAAAGCCGGCTATCGTATCAAAGATGGAAAGTTGCATGACCAACAAGGCAAAGCCATCAACATTGAATTTTTAATACATCAAGATGGTTTGCAACGGACCTTAATGCCTTATGTACGCAATTTGAAAAAGCTCGGGATTCAGGTCAATATTCGACAAGTTGATGTGCCGCAATATATGGAGCGCATGCGCCGCTACGACTTTGATATGACCACCATGGTGATGCCACAATCTTTGACACCGGGCAATGAGCAAGGGCAAATGTGGAGCAGTCAGGCGGCAGATCAGTTGGGTAATTATAATTATGCCGGGATCAAGCATCCCGTGATTGATGATGCGGTGAAACATGTCATTCAAGCCCCTGACAGAGCACAATTGGTTTTACGCACACGGGTCCTCGATCGTTTATTGCGTGCCGGTTACTATCAAATTCTGACCTATGGCAATAATCAAAGTTGGTATGCGTATTGGAATATGTATCAGCAGCCGAAAATCAAGCCGAAATTGTCTTTAGGCTTGGATTATTGGTGGGTTGATGCCAACCAAGCCAAAAAAGTATCGAAATACTTAGGTCAGCATTAA
- a CDS encoding lytic transglycosylase, with product MYKPTTAVWQPSASFLFKLSVITTAVAGMGLTAGCSSTTSSVKTQTSKQLGLLDANSLDSLEDLLSATDMRAVEGDRLLILKHGDVWKRMTVGFKMNENKWDPRIDAQRSWFAARQPYIDRLSARASRYLYHTVKEAERRGLPTELALLPVIESSYDPAATSSAAAAGMWQFIPSTGKIYGLRQTSQYDGRRDVVESTRAAYEFLGSLYNQFGSWELALAAYNAGPGRIQQAINRNRAAGLPTDYWSLRLPQETMNYVPRFLAVAQIIKSPQKYGVTLPPIANRPHFREVSVPAGASLNEIASLAGLSRAELYQLNPGHRGEVVDASSTQRILIPADLNPNVDAKIKALKPSSGGYWAGVNTPASNSITTKTSTSPIVTSNSTPPALNSSKSSTPSYSSTVSTPKPLTNPLSTSTTASSSKAPSSSTFGSSTRIPTGSAALAAFANSADIPSAPRIPVAVTPAVNVKPVTVEPPLSAEERAKILASITPDTTAAVKSNVQQVSEPEPTQAEKEEVVKEITALAPQGTEIVDPLDGKIKLTAIQTSQSVAAQQGSEVKVGFAYPKAVAEQTSPTSDEAQRNQGKAYTKTDSEVLVSAPTGKRSTYTVLPGDTLAVIAMKNGVNWRDIAKWNQVDPNGTLFVGSTLYLYDAKPVAEKTVEKKPESKPSTYVVKANDSLTGVANQFNLSVQQLADFNGLSTSSNLLVGQKLSLVESSTKKAVREDKTADKAVIPKVKTKVYVVKRGEYLKQIADRYAFSNQELAALTPGLKSDSALFVGQKINVPVEGLSDYAEETKSASNTKFESVKADTHYKTENYKVQSGETLYSIASKSKMTLSELAELNRLSPSKGLMAGQVIKIPAGVSTPETYVVQSGDSLNGVASKYNLGVSQLANLNGLSPTAGLFVGQKLKLSGEPDSKTTAKIATTSKATAVQGVKSDTHVVSSGETLAGIARKYNLQLNYLAELNGLSRTSNVMVGQRLKIEGEVAAKTSDAIQFSKPSATLSSKKNTEAYTVKAGESLNAIASRNGLTVKELADLNGLTIKSNLQRGQSLQIPKTITEYKVKSGDSLIRLASRFGIDSSQLAEMNNLKPNASLRVGDTIKVPNS from the coding sequence ATGTATAAACCAACCACCGCAGTGTGGCAGCCATCTGCATCTTTTTTATTTAAGTTATCAGTCATCACAACAGCTGTAGCGGGGATGGGTTTAACAGCAGGTTGCTCTTCAACAACCTCATCAGTCAAGACACAAACCTCGAAACAGTTGGGTTTACTTGATGCCAATAGTTTAGATTCTTTAGAAGATTTGTTGTCTGCAACAGATATGCGTGCAGTAGAGGGAGATCGTCTCCTGATTTTAAAACATGGTGATGTGTGGAAGCGCATGACCGTCGGTTTTAAAATGAATGAGAACAAATGGGATCCACGTATTGATGCACAGCGCAGCTGGTTTGCTGCACGTCAACCGTATATCGATCGTTTGAGTGCACGTGCATCTCGTTATTTGTACCACACGGTAAAAGAAGCGGAACGTCGTGGACTACCGACTGAGCTTGCTCTATTGCCTGTGATTGAAAGTTCGTATGACCCAGCAGCGACTAGTAGTGCAGCGGCAGCAGGGATGTGGCAGTTTATTCCTAGCACTGGCAAAATTTATGGTTTAAGACAAACCAGTCAATATGATGGTCGCCGTGATGTGGTGGAATCCACTCGTGCAGCCTATGAGTTTTTAGGCAGTTTATACAACCAATTTGGTTCTTGGGAATTGGCATTGGCGGCCTATAATGCCGGTCCCGGTCGTATCCAACAAGCGATTAACCGCAACCGTGCCGCGGGTTTACCGACAGATTATTGGTCACTGCGCTTACCGCAAGAGACCATGAACTATGTACCGCGTTTCTTGGCGGTGGCTCAAATTATTAAATCCCCACAAAAATATGGCGTGACCTTACCCCCGATTGCCAACCGTCCACACTTTAGAGAAGTGAGTGTGCCTGCGGGTGCATCGTTGAATGAAATTGCATCTTTAGCTGGTTTAAGTCGTGCAGAGTTGTATCAGTTAAACCCTGGACATCGCGGTGAAGTGGTTGATGCATCAAGTACCCAGCGTATTTTGATTCCTGCGGATTTAAACCCGAATGTGGATGCCAAAATCAAAGCCTTAAAACCATCTTCTGGCGGCTATTGGGCGGGGGTAAATACACCTGCGTCGAATTCGATCACCACCAAAACCTCAACTTCACCGATCGTAACCTCAAATTCGACACCGCCAGCGTTGAACAGTTCAAAATCTTCAACGCCAAGTTATAGCTCTACGGTGAGCACACCGAAACCTTTGACCAATCCGCTGAGCACTTCAACGACAGCATCGAGCAGTAAAGCGCCGAGTAGCTCAACTTTCGGCAGTAGTACACGTATACCTACTGGTTCAGCGGCATTGGCAGCTTTTGCCAATTCTGCAGATATTCCAAGTGCACCGCGTATTCCGGTGGCAGTGACCCCTGCAGTGAATGTCAAACCGGTCACGGTTGAACCACCATTGTCAGCTGAAGAGCGCGCTAAGATTCTAGCCAGCATTACTCCAGACACGACAGCCGCTGTTAAGTCTAACGTGCAGCAAGTCAGTGAGCCTGAGCCGACTCAAGCTGAAAAAGAAGAAGTGGTTAAAGAGATCACCGCTTTGGCACCGCAAGGTACTGAAATCGTCGATCCACTCGATGGTAAAATTAAGCTGACCGCGATTCAAACCAGTCAGTCGGTTGCCGCACAACAAGGCTCAGAAGTCAAAGTTGGTTTTGCTTATCCGAAAGCAGTGGCAGAACAAACCTCACCGACTTCGGATGAAGCTCAGCGTAACCAAGGCAAAGCCTATACCAAAACGGACAGTGAAGTTTTGGTCAGTGCACCGACTGGCAAACGCAGTACTTATACAGTATTACCAGGGGATACCTTGGCTGTCATTGCGATGAAAAATGGGGTCAATTGGCGTGACATTGCCAAATGGAATCAGGTTGATCCGAATGGCACCTTATTCGTGGGCAGTACCTTATATTTGTATGATGCCAAACCTGTTGCTGAAAAAACAGTCGAGAAAAAGCCTGAGTCAAAGCCAAGCACTTATGTGGTGAAAGCCAATGACAGTTTAACGGGTGTGGCGAATCAATTTAATTTGTCGGTTCAGCAGTTGGCAGACTTTAATGGGCTGTCGACCAGCAGTAATTTGTTGGTTGGGCAAAAGTTGTCTTTAGTTGAAAGCAGCACGAAAAAAGCAGTTCGCGAAGATAAAACCGCAGATAAAGCGGTGATTCCGAAAGTCAAAACCAAAGTCTATGTGGTGAAACGTGGCGAATACTTAAAGCAAATCGCGGATCGTTATGCATTTTCCAATCAAGAGTTAGCAGCGTTAACGCCCGGACTTAAATCCGACAGTGCACTGTTTGTGGGGCAAAAAATTAATGTGCCTGTTGAGGGCTTGTCTGACTATGCAGAAGAGACCAAGTCTGCAAGCAATACTAAATTTGAGTCAGTAAAAGCCGACACGCATTACAAAACTGAGAACTACAAAGTTCAAAGTGGCGAAACTTTATATAGCATCGCCAGCAAATCTAAAATGACCTTGTCTGAATTGGCTGAGCTGAATCGTTTGAGCCCGAGCAAGGGGTTAATGGCAGGACAAGTCATCAAAATCCCGGCTGGGGTTTCGACACCAGAGACTTATGTGGTGCAGTCAGGTGATAGTTTAAATGGCGTGGCGAGCAAATATAATTTGGGTGTGAGTCAACTAGCGAATCTGAATGGTTTGAGTCCAACAGCCGGTTTATTTGTCGGTCAAAAATTGAAACTCAGCGGTGAGCCAGACAGCAAAACCACGGCGAAAATTGCGACCACCAGTAAAGCCACAGCCGTTCAGGGCGTAAAATCAGATACCCATGTAGTGTCTTCAGGGGAAACGCTGGCCGGCATTGCTCGTAAATATAATCTACAGTTGAACTATCTTGCAGAGTTGAATGGCTTAAGCCGAACGTCAAACGTGATGGTGGGGCAACGTCTTAAAATTGAGGGCGAGGTAGCGGCTAAAACTTCAGATGCGATTCAATTTTCTAAGCCGAGCGCTACACTAAGCAGCAAGAAAAACACCGAAGCTTATACGGTAAAAGCAGGCGAGTCCTTAAATGCGATTGCCAGTCGTAACGGCTTAACCGTCAAAGAATTGGCAGATTTGAATGGGTTAACCATCAAGTCCAATTTGCAACGAGGTCAAAGCTTGCAAATTCCAAAGACCATCACTGAGTATAAAGTGAAGAGTGGCGACTCGCTGATCCGTTTAGCGTCACGTTTTGGCATTGATTCAAGTCAATTGGCTGAAATGAATAACCTGAAACCGAATGCTTCACTGCGAGTCGGTGATACGATTAAAGTTCCGAACAGCTAA
- the dnaQ gene encoding DNA polymerase III subunit epsilon: MSEITLYVDGACRGNPGLGGWGAYIIQGQEERKLCGGEPNTTNNRMELTAAIEGILACPMDAALVIWTDSIYVKRGITEWIQGWKKKNWKDVKNPDLWKKLDATCQGRTIEWNWIKGHAGHAGNEMADQLANLGADQTLEKLNNGELVAPIHIPTPVIAVTDAQDKKKVDKDWLLDDPFGFDLAASEDESADELLIDVDQEAMTMPTSEDLIAPDINDSLTQDQPFVVETESLNQNIVQNTHVDTPADALAQDSDANATAVISSTHPQIKITPATRHLQGPRQLILDTETTGFYYSDGDRIIEVGAIEMINRKLTGSSIHIYINPKKPVGDSENVHGISDDFLKDKPVYGEIADVLFEYLKGAEIIAHNATFDMNFLDMEFKRAGFVALSEVCTVTDTLAMAKSKHPGQKNSLDALVRRYEVPQRDRTFHGALLDAEILADVYLAMTGGQVSFDMDALSSHNEQSNRSGQRQKIEIDLPVILASEAELEQHENWVKQYQEKHGEPCLFAK, translated from the coding sequence ATGTCCGAAATCACGCTTTACGTCGATGGTGCATGCCGTGGCAATCCTGGCTTAGGTGGCTGGGGTGCATATATCATTCAAGGTCAAGAAGAACGTAAATTGTGTGGTGGTGAACCCAATACAACCAACAATCGCATGGAACTCACCGCCGCGATTGAAGGCATTTTAGCCTGCCCGATGGATGCTGCATTGGTGATTTGGACCGACTCGATTTATGTCAAACGTGGCATAACCGAATGGATTCAAGGTTGGAAAAAGAAGAATTGGAAAGATGTGAAAAATCCAGACCTGTGGAAAAAATTAGATGCAACCTGCCAAGGGCGCACGATTGAATGGAACTGGATCAAGGGTCATGCCGGTCATGCCGGCAATGAAATGGCCGATCAATTGGCCAATCTCGGTGCCGATCAAACTTTAGAAAAACTGAACAATGGTGAATTGGTTGCACCGATTCATATTCCAACCCCGGTGATTGCTGTGACTGACGCTCAAGATAAAAAAAAAGTCGATAAAGACTGGCTTTTAGATGATCCTTTTGGCTTTGATTTAGCTGCCTCTGAAGATGAATCTGCTGATGAGCTACTAATCGATGTAGATCAAGAGGCTATGACCATGCCTACTTCCGAAGATCTTATTGCCCCTGATATAAATGACTCTTTAACTCAAGATCAGCCTTTTGTTGTTGAAACCGAATCACTGAATCAAAATATTGTCCAAAACACACATGTGGATACGCCTGCTGATGCACTCGCACAAGACAGCGATGCCAATGCTACAGCTGTTATAAGCAGCACCCATCCGCAGATTAAAATCACCCCTGCAACACGTCATTTACAAGGGCCTCGCCAACTGATCCTCGATACTGAAACCACTGGTTTTTATTATTCTGATGGTGACCGAATTATTGAGGTCGGTGCGATTGAAATGATTAATCGCAAACTCACCGGCAGTTCGATTCATATTTATATCAATCCGAAAAAACCCGTGGGTGATTCGGAAAATGTGCATGGTATTTCAGATGATTTCTTAAAAGACAAACCGGTGTATGGCGAAATTGCCGATGTACTGTTTGAGTACCTAAAAGGCGCGGAAATCATTGCGCATAACGCCACCTTCGATATGAACTTCTTGGACATGGAATTCAAACGTGCAGGTTTTGTGGCTTTATCTGAGGTCTGCACTGTCACCGATACTTTGGCGATGGCAAAGTCTAAACATCCCGGGCAAAAAAATTCGTTGGATGCCTTAGTACGTCGTTATGAAGTGCCACAGCGTGACCGTACTTTCCACGGCGCCTTGCTCGATGCTGAAATTCTAGCAGACGTGTATTTGGCCATGACCGGTGGTCAAGTCTCTTTTGATATGGATGCCCTGTCTTCGCACAATGAGCAGTCCAATCGAAGCGGTCAACGTCAAAAAATTGAGATTGATTTACCAGTGATTTTAGCTTCAGAAGCCGAGTTAGAACAACATGAGAACTGGGTCAAACAATATCAAGAGAAACACGGTGAGCCTTGCCTTTTTGCAAAATAA
- a CDS encoding chemotaxis protein, producing MSYQTSIHFDPTALLIIKKEVDNSIQQVETAVSSLVEDQTLPFGIDDALLQFEQCAQVLMLIDMPQLAQLTQYSADVMRKIMQTPNEIKTQDVVALSEGTTMLRRYIEFICLREVRVPQFLLDTLNNLEIALGKPLTQEGQPIVSALECIEPKFNLPQAPELEKSVYIHKLYKLSLQKLLNQAETGLDFQALKLVGTYLANLAQNTPSQQYWNLVHVALNELESLALSDARLRILISIETHIAQFFKAPENFKAEMIELANVLSLCISRDDELSQHIRDQIGVGEDVLTDSQLQVFSRHFFGPDFDTIHVAAKLITEEMTQIRNEIEYNYQSMSEDKVAEIKTKLFNLANVFKVLNLNEAFVELKMQAENLSQDNMQNNPQFAQQLMNSILSAMNSIGILERNFSSSRLQLRVNNMHISLDRLDEAHQVLLNETKSLVDLTSNTLIQYLEDPQATSLETLPSQLKEISGAMLFLSAQEGQQALLNSQAFLELEISKERQLTQAQVERLLDVLASAEMLIENLQNKQPILQSMFDVALKSSQNLKAIA from the coding sequence ATGTCTTACCAAACCTCAATTCACTTCGACCCAACAGCACTTTTAATCATAAAAAAAGAAGTCGATAATTCAATACAACAAGTAGAAACTGCGGTCAGTAGTCTAGTCGAAGATCAAACGCTTCCTTTTGGTATTGACGATGCACTATTACAATTTGAGCAATGTGCTCAGGTCCTGATGTTGATTGATATGCCGCAATTGGCGCAGTTGACACAATATTCAGCCGACGTAATGCGTAAAATCATGCAAACGCCGAATGAGATTAAAACCCAAGATGTGGTGGCTTTAAGTGAAGGCACCACCATGTTGCGTCGTTATATTGAGTTTATTTGTTTACGTGAAGTCCGTGTTCCCCAATTCCTATTAGACACTTTAAATAATTTAGAAATTGCCTTGGGTAAACCGTTGACTCAAGAGGGTCAACCGATTGTTTCAGCTCTTGAATGTATTGAGCCTAAATTCAATTTGCCACAAGCGCCTGAACTGGAAAAATCGGTCTATATTCATAAACTGTATAAACTCAGCTTACAAAAACTGCTTAACCAAGCCGAAACCGGTTTAGATTTTCAAGCTTTAAAATTAGTCGGTACTTATCTCGCCAACCTTGCTCAAAACACGCCAAGTCAACAGTATTGGAACTTGGTGCATGTTGCGCTGAATGAATTAGAAAGTTTAGCACTCAGCGATGCACGTTTACGTATTCTGATTAGCATTGAAACCCATATTGCCCAGTTCTTTAAAGCGCCGGAAAACTTTAAAGCTGAGATGATTGAGCTGGCCAATGTGCTGAGCCTGTGTATCAGTCGAGATGATGAGTTGTCACAACATATTCGTGATCAAATTGGTGTGGGTGAAGATGTCCTAACCGACTCACAACTTCAAGTATTTAGTCGCCATTTTTTTGGCCCTGACTTTGACACCATTCATGTCGCAGCCAAACTCATTACTGAAGAAATGACCCAAATTCGTAATGAAATTGAATACAACTATCAAAGCATGTCAGAAGACAAAGTTGCGGAAATTAAAACCAAACTGTTTAATTTGGCCAATGTTTTTAAAGTGTTGAATCTGAATGAAGCGTTTGTCGAACTCAAAATGCAAGCTGAAAATTTGAGTCAAGACAATATGCAAAACAACCCACAATTTGCGCAACAATTGATGAACAGCATTTTGTCGGCAATGAACTCGATTGGGATTTTAGAGCGTAACTTCTCTTCGAGTCGTCTACAGTTACGTGTCAACAATATGCACATTTCATTAGATCGTTTGGATGAAGCACATCAAGTTCTACTCAATGAAACCAAATCCTTGGTTGATTTGACCAGCAATACATTGATTCAGTATTTAGAAGATCCGCAAGCGACTAGCCTAGAGACTTTGCCATCACAACTGAAAGAAATCAGTGGTGCAATGCTGTTCCTGAGTGCGCAAGAGGGTCAACAAGCTTTACTCAATAGCCAAGCATTCTTAGAACTTGAAATTAGTAAAGAAAGACAACTGACGCAAGCACAAGTTGAGCGACTGCTCGATGTCTTGGCAAGCGCTGAAATGCTGATTGAAAACTTGCAAAACAAACAACCGATTTTACAATCGATGTTCGATGTGGCATTAAAGAGTAGTCAAAACTTAAAAGCGATTGCCTAA
- the nudC gene encoding NAD(+) diphosphatase produces MSDQRSEQDSKLSLAYIFKHHELLVDQHLQLPRVEKLDSDLNFIAGDQIIARDLHIEEAIPEGLQWIPIRQLISQWSQVEFEQASRAMQLLEWRRNHKFCSHCGSETEVHSSEYAMVCPACRYHQYPRVQPCVITVITRGDDEILLAKNAKNKSNMYGLIAGFVEVGETLEAAVQRETLEEVGIKLKNIQYLSSQPWPFPSNLMIAFKAEYDSGDLVLQEEEISDAQFFKFDQLPEIPFAGSIAYAMIQHVIHQTPMHKK; encoded by the coding sequence ATGTCTGACCAACGGTCTGAACAAGATTCCAAACTATCACTGGCTTATATTTTCAAACATCATGAGCTTTTGGTTGATCAACACCTCCAATTGCCTCGTGTTGAGAAATTAGACAGCGATTTAAATTTTATCGCGGGCGATCAGATCATCGCCCGTGATTTACACATTGAAGAAGCGATTCCTGAAGGCTTACAATGGATTCCGATTCGCCAATTGATCTCGCAATGGTCGCAAGTTGAGTTTGAACAAGCCAGCCGTGCCATGCAGCTTCTAGAGTGGCGTCGCAATCATAAATTTTGTAGCCACTGTGGCTCTGAAACTGAAGTGCATAGCAGCGAATATGCCATGGTCTGCCCTGCTTGCCGTTATCATCAATACCCGCGTGTCCAACCCTGTGTGATTACGGTCATTACCCGTGGTGATGATGAAATACTTTTGGCCAAGAATGCCAAAAACAAATCTAATATGTACGGCTTGATTGCAGGATTTGTGGAAGTCGGTGAAACCTTAGAAGCCGCAGTACAGCGTGAAACGCTTGAAGAAGTGGGTATAAAGCTAAAGAACATTCAATATCTCTCGAGTCAACCTTGGCCTTTCCCAAGTAATTTGATGATCGCATTTAAGGCGGAATATGATTCAGGTGATTTGGTGTTGCAAGAAGAAGAGATCAGTGATGCGCAGTTCTTTAAATTCGATCAACTGCCAGAAATTCCTTTTGCCGGTAGTATTGCATACGCGATGATTCAGCATGTCATTCATCAAACACCGATGCATAAAAAGTAA
- a CDS encoding alpha/beta hydrolase, which yields MFNLKFQTRSKDVYAKVVDIREKLKSFRAYDLGGIAINGLTPKTGYQLKSDLAYGPESRQRLDLYVTAQQPAKALILFVHGGAWSHGDKNAYKFVGEAFARYGYDVAILNYHLAPEHIFPSYIDDLALALEYLDTQQDSLGISTAQIALMGHSAGAFNIASLIYHPQNYQLKLYNQIKAIIGISGPYHFDYKGDALAQHAFDEEIPYQNVMPYYFVHQNHLQHYLFIAEHDQIVHDSNTWDLQKQLLAVGNHCEVIQIPRTGHISIMGSVSSLVSPWFKTRKAIVGVLDQTFKK from the coding sequence ATGTTCAACCTTAAGTTTCAAACGCGTTCCAAAGATGTTTATGCTAAAGTTGTTGATATTCGTGAAAAGCTAAAGAGCTTTAGAGCCTATGACTTAGGGGGCATAGCCATCAATGGTTTAACCCCCAAAACAGGCTATCAGCTGAAAAGTGATTTGGCTTATGGGCCCGAATCTCGGCAACGCTTAGATCTGTATGTGACAGCGCAACAACCTGCCAAAGCATTGATTTTATTTGTGCATGGTGGGGCATGGAGTCATGGCGACAAAAATGCCTACAAATTTGTGGGTGAAGCCTTTGCACGTTATGGCTATGACGTTGCAATTTTGAATTATCACCTTGCTCCTGAACATATTTTCCCGAGCTATATTGATGATTTGGCACTTGCTTTAGAGTATTTAGATACGCAACAAGACAGCTTGGGTATTTCTACAGCGCAGATCGCACTGATGGGGCATTCAGCAGGGGCTTTTAATATTGCGTCCTTGATCTATCATCCACAGAATTATCAGTTAAAACTGTACAATCAGATCAAGGCGATCATTGGCATTTCAGGGCCTTATCATTTTGATTATAAGGGCGATGCTTTAGCGCAGCATGCCTTTGATGAGGAAATCCCGTATCAAAATGTCATGCCTTATTATTTTGTGCATCAAAATCATCTTCAGCACTATTTATTCATCGCTGAACATGACCAAATTGTGCATGACAGCAATACTTGGGATTTACAAAAACAGTTGCTGGCCGTGGGTAATCACTGTGAAGTGATTCAAATTCCACGCACCGGGCATATTTCCATTATGGGCAGTGTCTCCAGTTTGGTCAGCCCATGGTTTAAGACCCGAAAAGCGATTGTGGGCGTATTGGATCAGACCTTCAAAAAGTAA
- a CDS encoding BON domain-containing protein, producing MLSRIVITMMCVASLSGCASFISGGTGTEPVGVSSGTRSLGQVFIDSSIERTAKINLYKLDVRFKQSRVNINSFHSNVLLTGQVPDAHLKQLAEDNVRAMSDVKTIHNYITIGNQIGYGTIMQDTTSTANTRALIMRAPVVSESKVLVHTEDGVLYVMGRLNTAEENDLNSVLQKVGNVTKIVTLIDNIEESASQSNSIQSSSFVSPIVGNVQTQPYVETPVAIDPDAVEPNVQP from the coding sequence GTGTTGAGCCGTATTGTAATAACGATGATGTGTGTCGCAAGCTTGTCCGGTTGTGCAAGTTTTATTTCCGGGGGAACGGGGACTGAACCCGTTGGTGTATCCAGTGGTACACGCTCACTGGGGCAAGTGTTTATCGACTCCTCAATTGAACGCACCGCCAAAATTAACCTATATAAACTCGATGTGCGCTTTAAACAATCTCGTGTCAATATCAACAGTTTCCACAGTAATGTTTTATTGACTGGGCAAGTGCCTGATGCACATTTAAAACAATTGGCTGAAGACAACGTACGCGCCATGAGTGATGTCAAAACCATTCATAACTACATTACCATTGGTAATCAGATTGGTTATGGCACGATTATGCAAGACACGACGTCTACAGCGAATACCCGTGCTTTGATTATGCGTGCGCCGGTGGTGTCAGAAAGCAAAGTCTTGGTACACACTGAAGATGGTGTCTTATATGTGATGGGACGCTTAAATACCGCAGAAGAAAATGATTTAAATAGCGTGTTACAGAAAGTAGGCAATGTGACCAAAATTGTGACTCTGATTGATAATATTGAAGAAAGCGCTTCACAAAGTAATAGCATTCAGTCCTCATCTTTTGTCAGTCCGATAGTGGGCAATGTTCAAACCCAGCCCTATGTCGAAACACCGGTAGCGATTGATCCAGATGCGGTTGAACCGAATGTTCAACCTTAA